Below is a window of Prosthecochloris sp. GSB1 DNA.
TTTCGACCTGCCGTGTAAACGGTGGTCTGCATGATGGATTGCAGTGCGTGTTCAATCATCAGTCCTGCGAGCCTGCGGGTCACGTCAGGAAAGACCTGAAAACAATCATTGCGAGTCCCGATGAATATCTTCAGGGATTGTGCCGGCGTTACGGGCTGCCGGAAAAGACGGCTTCGCTGGGAACCGCCGCAAACATGAATTATGCAGCCATCGAAACGGAATCGTTCAGGGGCCTCGAGGTGACGGCTATCTGTACCGGAGGCGTGGAGGGAAATGCCGGAAGGGCGGGTGATCCCGCTTCCGTCCGGGAGCATGAGGGCGTGTTCGAGCCGCTCGGCCGGATCGGCCGGGAGAAACCGGGCACCATCAACATCATACTGCTGGTAAACAGGGCGATGAGCAGCGGCGCCATGGTGCGTTCGATCGTCACGGCGACCGAAGCCAAGACTGCCGTGCTGCAGGAGCTTGCGGTTTCTTCGCGTTATTCGGACGGGCTGGCCACCGGAACCGGTACGGACCAGATCGCTGTTGCCTGCGGCATGAGTGCCGGCAAGCCGTTGACGAGTTCCGGAAAGCACGCCAAGCTGGGGGAGCTGATCGGTCGTTGTGTGGCCAGGGCCGTCAGGGAAACGCTCGCGTTGCAGAATTCCCTGACTCCGGAAAGTCAGCGATCCATTCTCGCCCATATCAGGCGTTTCGGCTCCGGGAAGGATGCGATGATCGAGGCTGTTTCACGCCGGCTCGACAAGGCGGCGGCGGATGTGTTCAGGCGTAATTTTTCGAGCCTCGATCGCGATCCGCTGGCTGTCGGTGCGGCGTGCGCGCTCGTCCATATCCGCGACAAGGTGGTCTGGGGGATTTTGCCTGAATCCTGTGTAAGGGAAAATGTCGTGATGCACGGTGCGTTGCTGGCTGCCGCCATTGCTCATCGAAATGATCGTTTTGTGAACTATGCAGGGGTTCTCGAACATGAGTTTTCAGGGAT
It encodes the following:
- a CDS encoding adenosylcobinamide amidohydrolase; translation: MKLGTYGGAEVHRVEKMLMVHFLEPHRVISTCRVNGGLHDGLQCVFNHQSCEPAGHVRKDLKTIIASPDEYLQGLCRRYGLPEKTASLGTAANMNYAAIETESFRGLEVTAICTGGVEGNAGRAGDPASVREHEGVFEPLGRIGREKPGTINIILLVNRAMSSGAMVRSIVTATEAKTAVLQELAVSSRYSDGLATGTGTDQIAVACGMSAGKPLTSSGKHAKLGELIGRCVARAVRETLALQNSLTPESQRSILAHIRRFGSGKDAMIEAVSRRLDKAAADVFRRNFSSLDRDPLAVGAACALVHIRDKVVWGILPESCVRENVVMHGALLAAAIAHRNDRFVNYAGVLEHEFSGMENHDFLEFVYAACALGYGEKWEN